The region ATTTTTATCATAGTATCGTAATTCTCAGGCCTATTTTTCAATACGTATATTAAGGGAGTTCAAAATTAGACAGTCACACTTTCTACATACCAtcgtttaataatatatatgtcaCATTATAGGCatgttgttaataaatatatttatgttacgaGACTCGgtctatttataaaactactaGCTGCAACTCGGGGCTTTATTTCTATGAGAATTTGggaataaaagttatttttatatttcagtttATTTCCTAAACGTctatcaaatttcataaaaatctgtccagtagattttgcgtaaaagagtaatGTTCACACTTCCACCCATAActagggctagcaacctgtcacagctgaatgtggcctatcgaTATTTTAAGActgcaggctctgtctacccggctgGGGATACAcaagtgattatatgaatgaatgaatccaCCCACAAACCCTTagaaactttcacatttataatattatataatattagtagaaaggaaatattatacaaaaacgtaccgtgtggttcccagcactaatacaaaaaagaataggaccagtccatctctttcccatggatttcgtaaaaggcgactaagggataggcttacaaacttgggattcttttttaggcgatgggctagcaacctgtcactatttgaatctcaattctatcattaagccaaatagctgaacgtggccattcagtctttttaagactattggctctgtctacccctcaagggtatatagacgtgattatatgtatgtatgtatgtatacaaaaacatACTGTTATAACCTCATAGTTTTTACTTTACGTAACGTCAGTTTCCTTGTGAAAATCTAATCTTAAAGCCTAAATCATTTATCCAGGATCGGTCTTgacatacattacattatgCAAACTAGCTACCCATATTACCCATGTCAAAATATCCTTGGAAATTGCAAGGGTGAAGTCTATTCATCAAATTCTGACAGTGGCGACATCTGACGACAGAAAAATTAAGCATCCAAATCGTTTTTGAGCAGTGTCTACATCAATCAACGTCTATGGTAATTTTTCAATGtctgtttgtaaaattaagtttGAAATATGGCAGTGTGTTAATATATGTTAGGAATGTTTCTTGTATACattccttatggggtagacagggccaacagtttcgaaaagactgaaaggccatgttcagctgtatagctctttagatggatgtcgtaaaaggtgactcaTGAAATGGGTACACTTATCTCGTGAAGCTTGCGAATTTTTTCCATCACAAAAACAATTCCATATTCCATAattttctcaattccataaatTTGCAACCCAGGTGTCCGTTCAGTATGTtcagactgctggctctgtataccccgtagggataaagacgcgtTACATAAAGGTATTATGATATGCTGTTGACGGTACTTAAAGTAGCTAATTTTAATtgctaaataatttcattcagTTATGGAAATCGGATTTGATTTTCCGCAGCTCAAATCACTAAGAACACATTTTATTACAGATTTTGAACCTTCCcccattaaaaattaatgcgAATATTGCTTGAATGTGAATATCGGATGTTATACATATGAATATGACACTTAAGTGCGTACATTTTAATAGAACCTGTTTGATCTCTTGTACACAGACGCTATAAATTTcaagagattatttttttcaggaaAAGATGAAAAGAAAATGGGTTAAATGTATCTGTCTCGCTCTTTTTGAAACGTCTTGTTTGTAACTTGTTATActcttccacaatttcaatttcgccttttTGTATCGGGAACTTCTTgcgattatttaaattatgaagGTCGGCAATCATTAATCTGTGCGTATTTTAAGACAGCTGCTCAGCATAGTTGCTCTTTTTGTACCATTACTGTAGATTTTCAGACAGGAGATTTGTCGTTATTCAAGCCTTGTTCTGCCTTGGATCTTGCCTTGTAGTTTATGTTGCTtacatttattgttttgcAATATGTGGCCTTGGTATTGAGGAGTACAAGCATGCATTTAAACATTACTCGGCGATGTATCACGGTGAAATAATGACTACACAAATCAAAGTAGACAGAGGAAGTAAGTCAAACGCTTTAAGGCCCTAGAGataatttctaaatttatttatttatgttgacAAAATGATATATAGGAGCATTAATACAGTTTTTGTAGCACAAAGGTATTATAGTGTTTACAAGAAAGTAGTGTGTATAGGTGTATAAAGAAGTACGTTATGCTCAAAAAAAAACCCCTCTTTTGTGAAGTGTATCAAATCATAATGAAACAATTCCTAACAGAATTACTTTATTGAAAGTTTCAGCTTCATAACATACCGCAACCGCTAACTAAAATGTGTGTACATTctgcatttaattaattatcgaAAACCAATACTTGTTTACTGTTTGTATGGTAAAGAACATTTCGTTTAGTTTGGATCGTAATTTACACATTCACATATTACGTTTTTATCATGTATCGGGGAGATAGAGCTTTAGTCAAAAAATTGAAGCCTATTTACCTGAAGACTTATTGAATGATGACTTATAGAAATAGTTGCTAACCTATTTGCCttaaatagaaatagaatACAAGTTAACACTTAATGATGTCAATAAagcttataattatatctatttcCGCTTCCAAAGCTCAAGTGCGGAAGAAGCGCCGGTATTACATTTTCACCggatgttaattaaaaaattagcCTTTTCACTTATAAAAATCACAATAGTTACCTTCTATTTTAaaggattatttaaaaaaagctaGCTTActacctattctattttagaaACAGTCACAAATAGTTCCTGgaaaatttttgatatgaAAAAATGGATTTTGGTTAGCTATCCATGTTTTGCTAAAAGCATCCTTTTAgtatttaaaagattaaaaaaatgtgttttgtgcaagaattttttttaaactttcaacAGCTATTTGTTATAACATTTAAATCCTGACCATGAAAATAGGTACTCTTTAACTCTTCGTTGAATGTACCCAGTTGCACCCCCTGCCAATATGTTTTTGTCCTTTTTTGTTATCGAAAGGGAAATCCTTTAAATGGTCTTCACCagggagagtgtgggactcctggtACCCAATGAGCCAGCTTCCCACTAAAACCCCGTGCGCTCTCATTGCCATTTGAAGGCATCATGGGTTCGCACGGCATTCCACCACGATATGCTTTCAACCCTGCGGACATTtatctttaggcgatggaatCTGAGGCCACATGGCCAGACAGAGTGATTCGAGAGGAAGCTTTATACGTATAAATACTACCGTGCAAAGTCGGGGTGGTTCGCtagttaaataaagaaatatacgATTTACAAAACCCAATTCTCGCTCGGTTTATGAAAAGAAACATGGCCAAATGAGGAAATCAAATATGTCTTTATTGAATTGGAAACGTTTATGAACAAATGGAATGACTGAATGGAATGAATTGAGTGGAATGGCGTCAAGGCTCGCGACGAAATTGAATTGACAAGTCTTTCATATCTTATTTCATTTggtttatcttatttatttttttatcctgTTCCTAGCTGTGTATTTTTTCCTATAGTTGAATTAAATGGTTTCAGTTAGTTCTTTCAAtccatatgatcacgtctatattccttgcggtaGTGgaactgatagaccacgttcagatgaCAGCCTTaatgatattatataattgagattcaatagctgaacgtgacctttctgtctttatgagactgttggctctgtctatcccgtaagggataaagacgtgattatatgtatgtatgtgtgttgagattaaaataatgataaggacgaatcccaaatttataagtcgTATACcctagtcgcattttacgacatctatgggaaagagacactgtggtcctattcttttaataTGGGtgacggaaaccacacggcactcccaGTAAGGTATCTCTTAGATGTTACGCTAGGCGAATACAATCGATGTTGACATGTTTGTTAAGATATATATGTCCTATGTTAGAAATACCGTAACGTAGAAAGAAGCCCACTCCGGCATAACATATAATGAACAAATGTATGCATTCGTAGTTTTTCGCGAAAAATGACGATGAGAGCCGATCAAAAAAGAGAGAGATTAGTTATCTGTAAGTGCATGTTTCCTCACGACATTTTCCTTCACCtcaatctattctattaatattatatatgcgaaagtttgtaaggatgtgtatgtatttatgactCTTTCACGCACAATTTAGTACACAGATTATACCTTAGAATAACATATCATGGTacttttatttccaaaattcccAGTGAAGACTCCGGGCGtaactagttttaaataaatcaatgtaAAAGAACTGATGAAACAAGTATCAATGAATGTTGTCCTATGATTGGATCATGTGGAAACCTATGAAACGCTGGATTAAGGCTGATAGATTACAAGGTACATGGACGattgtgcatacatacatacatatggtcacgtctatatcccttgcggggtagacagagccaacaggcttgaaaagactaaatggccacgttcagctatttggctcaatgatagaattgagattcaagtagtgataggttgcttgaccatcgcctaaaaagaatcccaagtttgtaagcctatcccttagtcgccttttacgacatccatgggaaagaaatggagtggtcctattcttttttgtattggtgcctggacGATTGTGTTTTtgcctttaattttattattcactaGCTGCGCTCTTAGGccttcccgtgggaatttcgagataaaagtacctaccctAAGTTATATTCTACTCATTTCATTAGAATCCCTCAAGTAGATATATAagtaaaagagtaacaaacatacacatataccCAGCCTTACACTAAATTTTGTAAGAAGATAGGATAAGAAGTTTTATCAATATACGAAATATATGAAAAGCTttcgctttaaaaaaataaaccgaaaatataccatttatccataatattacaaatttccTATTTAGTCAGACTGGGCATTAGAAGAAACTTTTCTTccataaataacatacatacatacatacataaaatcacgcctctttcccggaggggtaggcagagattacctctttccacttgccacgatctctgcactatcacttccttcgcttcatccacattcataactctcttcatacaagctcggcggtttcgggtacttttgacctgaccctttaccaggacgtccttaatttgatcaagatacgttcgtctaggtcttcccactccgacctttccctccacactctcaaACACCTTTCCAATAACATGAcgaagataatatttttaactctcGAATAAACATGGAAGATAATGAAAAATCAGTTTTTATAAGCCATAAAGCCACGAAATtcatgagaacgagatggaatggttctattcttttttattggtgtcagaaactacacggcatactctatcgtttaaaaattaaaccgtCGTCTACGTTGTAATTAAACCTTATAACGTTTCTATTGTATTAGTCTTCAGTAGAACATCAATTATTCACAGTAGATATATCAAGTATTCATTGTTATCTATCACTCGCATTTCATCGAtcacatataattataaatctttaatcTAATTGGCTGATTAATATATTACCTTCCTACTATTTCTGACTTGATTGTGCTCTTAAACTGAATGTCAAGACATATTCATCATCATAACGGCCTCTTACTTCaattactaattttatttatgtatatattacattTGGACATTTCCGAACGTtctttaattacatattatttggAATTAAACACACTCGAGCTACAGTATCTACTTACCAATCGGAAGTTTGATACACTGAATAGGTTTATCTAGTGGTGTTTTCGCTAATaggaatttgataaaatcgATAGCCCAGAATCCAATTTGAGTAATGTGCCAGGATATTACTTAATGTGATCGGCTAAGCGTATTGATTTGATTTCGGTATAGAATGTTTAGTAAATTCACACTGTTTCTATTGAATAGGTACTGAGAATATAGTGTATGAGTTTTTTGGTCCGTTGTCTTGAAATTGGCGGTCGCGTGGTTATGTTGTCGTACTTGAAAAATTTGACCATGTACCATCAACTCTTTACGGAATAGAAGTGCTAGCTGAAAGTCTTGAATATGAAATAATGGATAGAAAACTAACATTCAGGTAACTATCGGAATTGCAAATGTAATAAACGACAAAGAAATATagacttaattaaaaacaactaTACAATAAATCTCatttatctataatatttttacatttccgcagtaatacatacatatatacatatgatcatgatcccttgcggggtagacagagccaacagtcttgaaaagactgaatggccacgttcagctatttggcttaatgatagaattgagattcaaatagtgacaggttgctagcccatcgcctaaaaaaagaatcccaagtttgtaagcctatcccttagtcgccttttacgatatccatgggaaggagatggagtggtcctattcttttttgtattggtgccggcaaccacaagGCACTTCCGCGGTAAaatctttacaaaaatataaaaaatattttgaatgaatgaataatatgCGAGATTGCAAAATGCATTACATTATCAGTCTTTATGTATCAAATTCCTTTACTGACGAACCttataaatcttatttaaatattcaggGAAATACCAAAATTATCAATGCCAAGATCGGCCACGCGACAAATATGTAAATTCtggcattaaataaaaaaatacagaatttatgcattttatggtataatatttacttttttttgtaattattaccagctcattaaaacatttttaaagttttaatgagCTGGTAATAATTACCTTTTAATCCgcaaaaatatgaagttttttttaaagacaataacttaatgtgcaggtttccttacaaTCAAAGCACGCACATTTTGTGCAGCGGCTTGTGTgcggttagtatttaaactaatgttcGAAACGCAGAAAAGAGTAAGTAGAAGGGAATAGTACACGGCCGGGGAagaatttgaacctgtgtccCACGCGTATTACTTTTACGCAATTTTAGTCGGacactttaccgattttacCACTGACGCTCTATAAAGAGGCACATCTGGTCTTTCGTTATTTTGTAAGAACAACAAGAAGGACAGTGATAGAATTTGTGATGGTTATCAAAGGAATTTCAGACATGCTGGTATTTCAATATGCAAATTAGGGTAGTATGACGATGTGAgtgaagtatttatatttcataactAGCAAGACCGTTGCAAATTCagcttttttctattaaacatAAGTTTGATTTTCGTGTGCCTGACAATATTATAGTATTTGTTTATCCCTTTAGgaaaatcaatcaaatcaaattcTTTAATACGAGTAACATTACACTAGCTGATAAGGTTAGATCTTATCAATTTTTgtcaaatacaaaaaactcatattttcaagatttttctCTACAATTACTAAAAGTATAGGCCAGTAGCGTcgctaaaataaaacaacttcaaggaaataaaacaaagaactGGGTTAGAATTCCCTCTAAATCGCTCGCTCTCATCCCTCTAAGACGGAGTCGCTCTGAATTAATCAATCCAGTCCCCGTGGCATGGCACGTGCGATgccgttttcatcgcgcgaaatacaatcgctgtttcgctttttattataagataaaacgggacagcgataatATTTCGCGCCATAGAAACGGCGTCTCTCTCCTCTACAGAttacataatatgtaaaaatttatatgaatatttctattaacggaaaaaataataaaaaaaaaacaaaatattttatcgttACGTATGCAATAAAACACTTTCAAAACGAACTATCTTCACTTGCATACATTATTTCCTTTTAGACACGTAACGAAATGTCAGCACAAATTCTCGTGGAAATTTGATAAAGGTGAAGGTGAAATATTATCTGTGACTGTTTCCGACATTTTCGATTCCTATTTTGGCCGCTCACACATTTATCAAGTCGCCGAGTTACTAGGCCAATGATTTAAGACTAATAagataatttgaattaaattctGCACAAACTAACAAcacattgccgtgtggttcccggtaccaatacaaaaaagaatgggaccacttcatctcttccccatggatgtcgtaaaaggcgacagggataggcttacaaacttgggattctttttttaggcgatgggctagcaacctgtcacaggttgctagcccatcgcctaaaaaaagaatatactataataattgaatctcaattctatcattaaaccaaatagctgaacgtggccattcagtcttttcaagactattggctctgtctaccccgcaagggatatagacgtgaccatatgtatgtatgtgcacaaactatactcgtataatgAACGGCTGTTAGCAAAATTTGAAGGTGAAAAGAGTGACAATAGAATCCGCGCAGGCGGAAAGGATGACAATGAGTGCTGGCCTGTTTCCAAAGCCAGCGACTACCCCAATGTAAATTTTGGCCTAATTTTTCCTATAACTTATATGGAATTCAAATTGGCAGGTTGgcctgtttgtttttgtgatggAAAATTTTACGTAACTGTACGgataaatcaaattttcaCAGAAACGTGTCTGTGATATGTACGTAACAACAACTTACCAATGGCGCCTtctataacaatattttgtagGAATTTCTTGTGTTATTAtagtaaattattacattCCTACCTTCgatcataattatatatgaTTGAAGATCTCTTTAAACTAATTCTACTGGGAAATAATTTATCttgtacctatattatatGAATCGTAGTCAATATTCTTATTACCCGAGTCCAGCTAATTCACAAGACGATATGAAGGAGAGTAGCAAGAAAACTGACCAGCTTGGATTAAGTGTAcacacgtctttatcgcttacgaggtagacagaggtaAGAGCCTCGCagactggccacgttcagctctatgGCCTATTGCTTAAAgtagaataccaagtttatacgcctttaccttagttgccttttgaAAAGATgacgttaaatttaaattcgtcgcttttcgTTGATGgacgctaaattcacgcgggcgaagctacAAGTAAACTCGAAAGGAATAATtgatttgacggcctctgtggcgcagcggtggtacgcttgtctgtgacaccggaggtccggggttcgaatcccggccagggtatgacgagaaaagaactttctctgattagcctgggtcttgaatgtttatgtatataagtatttattataaaatatagtatcgttggggttagtatctcgtaacacaagtctaaaacttacttcgaggctaactcaacatgtgtaatttgtcccgtatgtatttatttatattattattaatatatatatataatcatccATTTTACGATACAAAATTTGAAGCGAAGCATAACAACGTTATAATACATTTCATGTTCGTGTGTACGAAGATCTACTGGAGCCTAGCCAACAAGCAATGTAACAACAAAATTGATGATTCCCGCAGGACCACCTGGTTCCCACACCTAGGGACTTTAAACTATTCATTATGTTGTATGCGCGACGCTGCAAGCAATTTATGTATGCCGTTTCTCCGTTTTGCAATGGTTCATAGTTCTTTTTCAGGTTGGTAATTAatggatatatatgtatgtcacctgaaaataacatacaccgcatgtttataaatgtactagtcagtttattaattttcgtaggattgtattgttttacaaacttattactactaatttatttttttgtgttacaaatttattttataaacttgcgtATCTTGTTACTTTTCGgtgacatatacatacattttttttcccggaggggtaggcagagactacgtctttccactAGCCACTATCtccgcatacttctttcgattcatccacattcattactctcttcatgcaagctctgcCGTTTCGAGTACTCTTGAGATGACCGTTTGTAGCAATGAATTTATGGATGGTGTCAACTTATAATTTagtgaatttatttgtttcttttttacggAAGTGAGCACCTAtaacgtacatacatgcatattatcacgtctgtatcccttttggggtagacagagctaacagtcttgaaaagacggaaaggccacgtttagccgtttggcttaatgatagaattcagattcaaatagggacaggttgatggcccatcgcctaaaagaagaatcccaagtttataagccaatcccttagacGCTGTTTGCGCCAATTAATTATCTGTGCGCAATTtccattgtaaaaaaaaaagaagaaaaatcttcccgcctttttttgaacgtttttccgaatacacatctttttatcgagtccagagttttattttcgtcaaaaattataaatcaggaCTAGTTGTCCTCATCATGGTCCAAAACCGAAGCCGGATGAATAATTAATGTGGATCAGCgttaatatgaataatttcagTAAATTTGACGATTATTAATATCACCGGACTCGAGGCGGCATTACTACCTAAAGGAAAATTCTGCAGATGACGGAGTACATTTATATGGTGTTAagtagtaatattatatttaaataactaaccCAACACTCGAACAGGTATTGTTAAGTGTGTTAATTAAGGATTTTATAAGGTTAGTACTATTTATTACACTTTATGTTTGTTAATACCTAGCATCTTTCTCCATTGTTTTTTACGTAATATTTGCTATAATTATATCctaattatacttaattaaataggtataggAAGCATTGTTGTTTCATTATTTggatatattatttgttattttagcaaattcttttattattcacGTAAAATAAAGGTGCATAGGTCAGTTCATTGTTACTACGTTATCATCGCAGGTGTATCATAGGAACCTAGGTAGGTCAAATTTTGGTTGCCGTCGTGTAtgattgtaatttgttatttcgGTTTAATGAGCCTATTTATTCATGGTGATGTACTTATTTTCAATGcaaagttattaattaacttgatagtttatttttgcaaCGAAAATCACTAAGGCCCTTGTTATCATTTAATAGAcagtaaagtttgttttatttaaattatcgacacattcattttcaattaatgcattttgttagtttaattgtcgaaaaaatattgttagatAATTAACGCATTAAATTGGTAGGCATAAGTGTATCTTTACTTTAAACATcggttgtttatattttacattgtaAACATTTCAGGTTGACCACATCCGTTTCCCAATATGTCTGAAGAAAAGGAACTTGTTAAGAAACGAGGTAGTTTTAAGGGACGTTTGACGCTATTCATCAATTACCTGGATGGGTTGCCAGAATTTGATGAACAGTTGGACAGTTGTACGGTCAGGGAATTGCAATTACGGATGGGGAAGATCGAAAGTATGTATGAACTTTACAATGAGGTACAGTTACGTTTAGAATGTTTAGCTGACGATATCAATTTTCGATTAACCGAACGAGCTGAGTTCGAATCTTTGTATTACAACTCACTGTCTAGGGCACAGGACTTActatgtaagtacaataatGATAAAGAGTCGGTAAGTAGTGATAAAATTACCCGTATTGGTCAACGTAAGCCTGTTAGGTTGCCCACCATACAGCTCCCAAAGTTCAACGGGACCTATAGCAATTGGTTGGAGTTCCGTGACACTTTTATCAGCCTTATTCATTGTAACGACGAAATTgaccaaattaataaattccatTACTTGCGAGCGTCCTTGGAGGGATCTGCTGCTGTTGTAATTCATGCCGTTGAGTTTTCAGCCGGAAATTACGACATAGCTTGGAAATTGATATGTGATCGTTTTGACAACAAAAGATTATTGGTGCAGAATCATTTATCctccttatttaatttaaacactaTAGTGAAAGAGTCATCTTTTGtgttaaaagatttaattgatcaacttaataaaaatctacgTGCATTGGAGTCACTAGGTGAGCCTGTGAAACACTGGGacactttattaatatatatagtgaCTTGTAAATTACCTCAGCAAACATTGCGTGAGTGGGAGGATCATAAGGGTCGCATagataaagataataataacatttagtaCATTCCTACAATTCATTCGCACGCGCTCTGATTTGTTGGAAACCTTAGAGTTAGCGCGAGCTCGCAATAATGCTTCTCCCTCTAAGCATAGTACAGGTAGGATACAATATATGCTTGTTGCAAATcccaacaataataatttaaataataagttgtgTCCGCACTGTAAGTCAGATCACTTGTTAAGTAGTTGTTCACAATTCCTTGCGCTTAGTGTAGACGCCCGTTACAAGATAATGCCTAACtttaaagtttgttataattgttttcatGTTGGTCATTTCGCCAATCGTTGTAAAAGGCCGGGTTGCAAATTGTGTAAACGCCGTCACAAtatattgttgcatttgacGGATAATAAGCATGTTTCAAATTCTtgcaataataatgataataaaaatacatcacGAGATAGCTCATTTGTTTCCATGCCTTCGTTACCGCCCGCTGACGCTGGGACAAGCACTGATGCGAGtgcaaataatttaactttgtcTGCGGATCTCAGTTCGTCTTGTGGTGATAACGGTGAACACCGCGGTGGTGTTTTGTTGTCTACCGCTCTCATCAAGTTATGTGATCAGAACGATCGTGAGCACATAGTGCGGGCCCTGCTTGATAGTGGTAGTACTTCATCATTTATGACAGAACGCTTATGTACTCGGCTCAATTTGAATACTTGTCATGTTAATGGTTCAGTCTATGGCATAAATAACGTGAGTTCTCACGTAGGCAAAATATGTCACGTAAAGATGACCTCTTTATACAACTCTTATACTGCAAAGttaagttgttttattttgccatCATTAATGAGTGTTATGCCTTGTCGTGAAATCGACATTTTAGACTTGAATATTCcagataacatatttttagcgGACCCCACATTTAATAAGCCGTCAGAAGTAGATATATTAATAGGTGCTGATCTCTTCTGGGACTTGGTCGGGTCACAGAGAATTAGACTAGGTGTAGGTAAGCCGGTACTGTGTCACACGTTACTAGGCTGGATAGTTTCCGGTCCTGTTACTTATAATCCAGGTAAGCGTAGGTCAAAtgatatttcttgtaattttaCTCAAacagattcctcttttaataatgattttaataaaattcacaaTGATTTGGTGAAGTTTTGGAATCTGGAAGAGATAAACCCTCCATTCTCTCATTATTCACCTGAAGAAAGGTTATGTGAGGaacattttttgaaaaatacgaCAAGTTTAGATGATGGTCATTTTTGTGTTCGTATTCCAATGAAGCAAAGTCCTTCCATGTTAGGAGACTCATCCCAAAGGGCatcttaatgtttttattctcTAGAACGTAGACTGAAATCAAAGCCTGACTATGGCACTATGTATCGAGATTTCATGTCTAAATATATACAGTTAGGTCATATGACtgaaaaaactaatatttataagagATATTAGTGTTCTGAAATCTTTGTATTTATGGTGGAGCGGTCCCAGCTTTCTAAAGCAACATAGTTCACATTGGCCTTCTCCATGTAAATCATTAGAGTTAAACGATCTGCCTGAAACTCG is a window of Amyelois transitella isolate CPQ chromosome 26, ilAmyTran1.1, whole genome shotgun sequence DNA encoding:
- the LOC132903426 gene encoding uncharacterized protein LOC132903426 codes for the protein MSEEKELVKKRGSFKGRLTLFINYLDGLPEFDEQLDSCTVRELQLRMGKIESMYELYNEVQLRLECLADDINFRLTERAEFESLYYNSLSRAQDLLCKYNNDKESVSSDKITRIGQRKPVRLPTIQLPKFNGTYSNWLEFRDTFISLIHCNDEIDQINKFHYLRASLEGSAAVVIHAVEFSAGNYDIAWKLICDRFDNKRLLVQNHLSSLFNLNTIVKESSFVLKDLIDQLNKNLRALESLGEPVKHWDTLLIYIVTCKLPQQTLREWEDHKGRIDKDNNNI